A portion of the Rahnella variigena genome contains these proteins:
- a CDS encoding tail fiber domain-containing protein: MSAGTIALTNNSANVTGTGTAFTADLKAGDFVVAIVGGVTYTLGVKTITSSTALTLVTAYGGPTATGNAWTAVPNATLVGITAQVAADTARAIRGLNLDKANWQQVYSGTGNITVTLPDGSTFTGPSWNYLVTNMATKVGGAVPVNQGGTGATTAAAARSSLGAAPTSAPVITDGATLNGTIAIEGTQLNLRASASGGGWPFFITFMAGQGNNLPYSRIYAENSGDITMATGVNATVKYFQHTASGDLIVPRNIQCTTLIQTSDRDKKDFITPIANALDKINAIDGVTFAWKTDGTPSAGVIAQDLMKVLPEAVGSIFDENDEYGTEEQQVEREVVDDEGNTTTVTETVSVTKLTSKRDESKRSYTVEYNGVIALAVQAIKELSEKVAAMEAYIGPENLTAMSKEPTS, translated from the coding sequence ATGTCAGCAGGCACAATCGCATTAACCAATAATTCAGCAAACGTCACCGGTACCGGAACTGCCTTCACCGCCGATTTAAAAGCGGGTGACTTCGTTGTCGCTATTGTCGGCGGGGTGACCTATACGCTAGGTGTCAAAACAATTACTTCGTCCACGGCATTAACTCTGGTTACAGCTTATGGTGGACCTACCGCGACAGGTAATGCATGGACTGCGGTACCGAATGCAACATTGGTAGGTATCACCGCGCAGGTGGCCGCTGACACTGCAAGGGCTATCCGCGGTTTAAATCTGGACAAAGCTAACTGGCAACAGGTCTACAGTGGCACAGGCAACATCACTGTAACGCTTCCTGACGGTTCCACTTTTACCGGCCCATCATGGAACTACCTGGTAACGAACATGGCTACTAAAGTCGGTGGCGCTGTTCCGGTAAATCAAGGGGGCACTGGCGCTACCACAGCCGCGGCGGCTCGCAGTTCTTTAGGAGCAGCACCCACATCTGCTCCCGTTATAACCGATGGAGCAACATTAAACGGTACGATTGCTATCGAAGGAACTCAGTTAAATCTCAGGGCATCGGCATCTGGCGGTGGTTGGCCATTTTTTATCACTTTCATGGCAGGGCAGGGAAACAATCTTCCTTACTCACGGATATATGCCGAAAACTCTGGTGATATAACGATGGCCACCGGCGTAAACGCCACCGTGAAATATTTCCAACATACGGCAAGTGGTGACTTAATCGTCCCGAGGAATATTCAATGTACAACACTTATTCAGACGTCGGACCGGGACAAGAAAGACTTCATTACGCCGATCGCCAATGCTCTGGATAAAATTAATGCCATTGACGGTGTAACTTTCGCATGGAAAACGGACGGCACTCCATCAGCGGGAGTGATTGCCCAAGATCTGATGAAAGTGTTACCGGAAGCCGTTGGTTCTATATTCGATGAGAATGACGAATACGGTACTGAGGAACAGCAGGTAGAAAGAGAAGTTGTGGACGATGAAGGCAACACTACCACCGTGACGGAGACTGTCAGTGTTACCAAGCTGACCAGCAAGCGTGACGAATCGAAACGGTCGTACACTGTGGAATACAACGGTGTTATTGCGCTGGCAGTGCAGGCTATCAAAGAGCTTTCAGAAAAGGTTGCGGCAATGGAAGCTTACATCGGCCCCGAAAATCTGACCGCCATGTCAAAAGAACCCACTTCATAA
- a CDS encoding DinI-like family protein, protein MLRGLICKAIKSAGAVEALKEEFQKRLDDHYTGATFAVRRVHSDGLSVMGGTARDKEVIDVMLQNTWESAEGWYQPGS, encoded by the coding sequence ATTCTTAGAGGGCTGATCTGCAAAGCAATAAAAAGCGCCGGTGCCGTCGAGGCATTGAAAGAAGAATTCCAGAAAAGGCTTGATGATCATTACACGGGCGCGACGTTCGCAGTTCGGCGTGTTCATAGCGATGGGCTTTCTGTGATGGGAGGTACGGCGCGGGATAAAGAAGTGATCGACGTGATGCTGCAGAATACGTGGGAAAGCGCGGAGGGCTGGTATCAGCCTGGTTCATGA
- the umuD gene encoding translesion error-prone DNA polymerase V autoproteolytic subunit: MNIFYPIPDPLKLLIPFFQDKVQAGFPSPAQDYIEKGIDLNELCVNHPAATYFVMATGMSMVDAGIYEGSLLVVDRSLQAKHGDIIIASLAGEYTVKRLCTHPVVQLVPMNPDFPPIVLHDGGDELEVFGVVTFSINGFQ; the protein is encoded by the coding sequence ATGAACATCTTTTACCCAATACCAGACCCATTGAAGCTTCTAATACCTTTCTTCCAAGACAAAGTGCAGGCAGGTTTCCCCTCACCAGCACAGGACTACATTGAGAAAGGTATTGATTTAAATGAGCTTTGTGTAAATCATCCCGCAGCTACATACTTCGTGATGGCGACAGGCATGTCGATGGTCGATGCTGGAATCTACGAAGGGTCTTTACTTGTTGTTGACCGAAGCCTGCAGGCTAAGCATGGAGACATCATCATTGCATCATTGGCTGGTGAGTACACCGTGAAGCGTCTCTGCACTCATCCAGTTGTTCAGCTTGTGCCAATGAATCCAGATTTCCCGCCGATCGTTCTTCATGACGGTGGCGATGAACTTGAAGTGTTTGGAGTCGTCACTTTCAGTATTAATGGGTTCCAGTAA
- a CDS encoding Y-family DNA polymerase codes for MFALADVNSFYASCETVFRPDLKGRPVVVLSNNDGCVIARSTEAKKLGIKMGDPFFKMRDLFERHKIVTFSSNYALYADMSSRVMTVLEEMSPAVEVYSIDEAFMNLQGVSNCQNLEEFGREVRAKVLRWTGLTVGVGIAPTKTLAKLANHAAKKWTKTGGVVDLSLLARQRKLMALVEVGDVWGVGRRISKKLNDMGIKTALQLADTPTPLIRKHFNIVLERTVRELRGEPCLELEEFAPTKQQIVCSRSFGDRVSEYDLMREAICSHAVRAAEKLRGEHQYCRHISAFVKTSPFAMNELYYGKTAGTKLQIPTQDSRDIVAAATQCLDAIWQDGHRFQKCGVMLGDFYSQGVAQLGLFDEYKPRTNSEQLMAVLDGINHSGKGRVWFAGQGIQKSWEMKRQMLSPAYTTRFSDLMRVKV; via the coding sequence ATGTTTGCCCTTGCCGATGTGAACAGCTTCTATGCCAGCTGCGAGACTGTGTTTCGTCCTGATTTGAAAGGGCGGCCAGTGGTTGTTCTTAGCAACAATGACGGTTGCGTAATTGCTCGCAGTACAGAAGCGAAGAAACTAGGAATTAAGATGGGGGACCCGTTCTTTAAGATGCGTGATCTCTTTGAACGTCACAAGATAGTGACCTTTAGCAGCAATTACGCGCTGTATGCAGACATGAGCTCGAGGGTGATGACGGTGTTGGAAGAAATGTCGCCAGCCGTGGAGGTTTACTCAATTGATGAGGCATTTATGAACCTGCAAGGGGTTAGTAATTGCCAGAATCTGGAAGAGTTTGGACGCGAGGTGAGGGCTAAGGTTCTTCGGTGGACTGGTTTGACCGTAGGTGTTGGAATTGCACCGACTAAGACCCTAGCCAAACTAGCTAACCATGCTGCAAAGAAATGGACAAAGACCGGCGGTGTGGTTGATCTGTCTCTACTTGCCAGGCAGCGTAAGCTGATGGCATTGGTGGAAGTTGGGGATGTGTGGGGAGTTGGCAGGCGCATTTCCAAAAAACTTAATGATATGGGCATTAAAACTGCGTTGCAGTTGGCAGACACTCCGACGCCGCTGATACGAAAACACTTTAATATTGTATTAGAACGAACCGTGAGGGAATTACGTGGGGAGCCATGTTTAGAACTCGAAGAATTTGCGCCAACCAAACAGCAGATCGTCTGCTCTCGTTCATTTGGTGACCGCGTTAGCGAATATGACCTGATGCGTGAAGCTATCTGCAGCCATGCAGTGCGGGCAGCAGAGAAGCTTCGCGGTGAGCATCAGTACTGTCGCCATATTTCAGCATTCGTCAAAACCAGCCCGTTCGCTATGAATGAACTGTATTACGGCAAAACTGCAGGTACAAAACTGCAGATACCTACTCAAGACAGTCGCGATATAGTAGCCGCTGCCACGCAGTGCCTGGATGCAATCTGGCAAGATGGCCACCGGTTTCAAAAATGTGGAGTGATGCTGGGTGACTTCTATAGCCAAGGGGTGGCACAACTGGGCCTATTCGATGAGTACAAGCCACGTACAAATAGTGAGCAGCTCATGGCTGTTCTCGATGGTATCAACCACAGTGGAAAAGGACGAGTCTGGTTTGCGGGGCAAGGTATTCAAAAGAGTTGGGAGATGAAACGTCAGATGCTCTCACCCGCCTATACCACGCGCTTCAGTGATTTGATGCGCGTGAAAGTCTAA
- a CDS encoding SOS response-associated peptidase family protein — protein sequence MCGRFTQYEPRSHYIEVLSPDKEFASSIDDIPLDRYNVAPGSRVLLLNQRDDKMFLDPVNWGYQPGWAKESKRPPMINARVETVATSRMFKPLFEHGRALVMADGWYEWKKDQSNAKIKQPYFIYHKSHVPLFFAAISQYHPDAAETPEDDGFVIVTAASDEGLLDIHDRRPLVLDRTQALEWLDGDTLPERALEIAEKESVPSSKFTWHPVMQKVGSIRNNGPELIKPINDPLVRLSRASNH from the coding sequence ATGTGCGGACGCTTCACTCAGTACGAACCCCGATCTCATTACATTGAAGTTCTCTCGCCTGATAAAGAGTTCGCCAGCAGCATCGATGATATACCGCTCGACCGTTACAACGTCGCACCCGGTTCACGCGTCCTTTTGCTCAATCAGCGCGACGATAAAATGTTTCTCGATCCTGTTAACTGGGGATATCAACCTGGCTGGGCGAAAGAATCAAAGCGGCCACCGATGATCAATGCGCGTGTTGAAACGGTGGCAACGAGCAGGATGTTTAAACCGCTATTCGAGCATGGGCGTGCATTAGTAATGGCGGATGGCTGGTACGAATGGAAGAAAGACCAATCTAACGCTAAGATCAAACAGCCGTACTTCATCTACCATAAATCACATGTCCCGCTGTTCTTTGCGGCCATAAGCCAGTATCACCCTGACGCAGCCGAAACGCCGGAGGATGATGGCTTTGTAATCGTGACCGCTGCTAGTGATGAGGGACTGCTCGATATCCATGACAGACGCCCGCTCGTTCTTGACCGCACACAGGCGCTGGAGTGGCTGGATGGTGACACTCTTCCAGAACGCGCATTGGAAATAGCCGAGAAGGAGTCCGTGCCGTCGTCAAAATTCACCTGGCATCCAGTTATGCAAAAGGTCGGCAGCATTCGGAACAACGGGCCTGAGCTGATAAAACCGATAAATGACCCACTGGTTAGACTTTCACGCGCATCAAATCACTGA
- a CDS encoding alpha/beta fold hydrolase, protein MTQIMPSTSVATAPFGTPDPTLKGFHHHYATVDGVRMHYVCGGNPDGEVLLLLAGFPQSWFAWRHVMQDLKDTFWLVAPDLPGQGDSDRPETGYDTQSLAQKTHGLMQSLGHTRYFLVAHDVGAWVAYPYAALYPNEVKRLALLDAGIPGITLPDALPVTPDKSWKTWHFAFHTLPDLPEALITGNERIYLDWFLRRKTAAPDAFTDEDISEYLRVLLKSGGLRAGLAYYRSVTVSAEQNRELNRQGKLQMPLLAVSADQGSIPDMAVPLRDFAENVTGIIIANSGHFIPEEQPEALAHELHTFFTM, encoded by the coding sequence ATGACTCAGATTATGCCTTCCACTTCCGTTGCCACGGCGCCTTTCGGTACACCCGATCCAACACTGAAAGGATTTCATCACCATTACGCCACAGTGGACGGCGTGCGAATGCATTACGTTTGTGGCGGAAATCCTGACGGCGAGGTTTTACTGCTGCTGGCCGGTTTCCCGCAGAGCTGGTTTGCATGGCGTCACGTTATGCAGGATCTGAAGGATACTTTCTGGCTGGTAGCCCCTGATCTGCCGGGTCAGGGCGATTCCGACCGGCCAGAAACCGGCTACGACACACAGAGTCTGGCGCAGAAAACCCACGGGCTGATGCAGTCTCTTGGACATACACGCTATTTTCTGGTTGCCCACGATGTCGGAGCCTGGGTGGCTTATCCGTATGCCGCGCTCTACCCGAATGAAGTGAAACGGCTGGCGCTGCTCGATGCCGGGATCCCCGGAATTACCTTACCGGATGCGCTGCCGGTCACGCCGGATAAATCATGGAAAACCTGGCACTTTGCGTTTCATACCCTTCCCGATTTACCTGAAGCATTGATTACCGGAAATGAACGGATCTATCTGGACTGGTTTTTACGCAGAAAAACGGCAGCGCCTGATGCCTTTACGGACGAAGATATCAGCGAATATTTGCGCGTTCTCCTCAAAAGCGGCGGGTTGCGCGCCGGGCTGGCGTATTACCGTTCGGTCACAGTTTCTGCTGAGCAGAACCGTGAGCTTAACCGTCAGGGAAAATTGCAGATGCCGCTGCTGGCGGTGAGTGCCGATCAGGGTTCTATCCCGGATATGGCCGTACCGTTGCGAGATTTCGCAGAAAACGTCACCGGAATTATTATCGCCAACAGCGGGCATTTTATTCCCGAGGAGCAACCAGAGGCACTTGCACACGAACTGCACACTTTCTTCACAATGTGA
- a CDS encoding TetR/AcrR family transcriptional regulator, which yields MVAIPMQPSPSRERGRPREFDTGLALDNAMTVFREKGFHAASVSDLSRAMNLTAGSIYKAFTDKRTLFLNVFERYTSLRNAQLRQQIESVTTGRERIAQVLRFYLKSSHEIEGRRGCLVVAGTVELLTFDDEVAGLVRQAITRNKAFLISLIELGQRDGSVSTAIDAQAASTLMLYIVLGMRVAGKVENNPDADSTLELALKILD from the coding sequence ATGGTGGCGATTCCAATGCAACCTTCCCCTTCCAGAGAACGCGGACGCCCGCGTGAGTTCGACACCGGTCTGGCGCTGGATAACGCCATGACGGTATTTCGTGAGAAAGGCTTTCATGCCGCATCAGTCAGCGACCTGAGTCGGGCGATGAACCTGACGGCGGGCAGCATCTACAAGGCTTTCACTGATAAACGTACTCTGTTTCTCAACGTTTTTGAGCGCTATACCTCTCTGCGCAATGCTCAGCTGCGCCAGCAGATTGAGAGCGTCACGACCGGGCGCGAACGTATTGCCCAGGTGCTGCGCTTTTATCTCAAATCCTCCCATGAAATTGAAGGCCGTCGCGGTTGTCTGGTTGTCGCCGGCACTGTTGAGTTGCTGACTTTCGATGATGAAGTTGCCGGGCTGGTTCGCCAGGCGATTACCCGCAATAAAGCGTTCCTGATTTCGCTGATCGAACTGGGGCAACGTGACGGTTCAGTCTCAACGGCCATTGATGCACAAGCCGCATCAACCCTGATGCTTTATATCGTGCTGGGAATGCGTGTTGCCGGCAAAGTTGAAAACAATCCGGACGCTGACTCCACGCTGGAACTGGCGCTAAAAATCCTCGATTAA
- a CDS encoding SDR family oxidoreductase, with product MTDSKKALIIGASRGIGLGVVDVLTKRGWQVTATTREAVPDKSPASVEWVKLDINKSEAREAVKDALSASHFDLIFVNAGVFGPDHQDIHQASDDEILQLFLTNAISPVRCAAELLPLLNHRTGVLALMTSELSSLNENEVATYPLYSASKAALNMLTRGLQEQTEKQEVTLLSVHPGWVQTDMGGENATLTIEESSTGIVEQFEALSGKGGHHFVEYSGRKLRW from the coding sequence ATGACTGACTCTAAGAAAGCATTGATCATCGGCGCATCGCGCGGTATCGGTTTAGGTGTGGTGGACGTACTCACAAAGCGCGGCTGGCAGGTGACTGCTACCACGCGTGAGGCCGTACCTGATAAAAGCCCCGCGTCGGTTGAATGGGTAAAACTGGACATCAATAAATCCGAAGCGAGGGAGGCGGTAAAAGACGCGCTTTCCGCCAGCCATTTTGATCTGATTTTTGTGAATGCAGGCGTGTTCGGTCCGGATCATCAGGATATTCATCAGGCCAGCGATGACGAAATTCTTCAGCTGTTTTTGACCAACGCCATCTCCCCTGTCCGCTGCGCTGCCGAATTGCTGCCGCTGCTAAACCACCGCACTGGCGTGCTGGCGCTGATGACGTCTGAGCTTTCCAGTCTCAACGAGAACGAAGTGGCAACCTATCCGCTTTATTCTGCCAGCAAAGCCGCGCTGAATATGCTGACCCGTGGTTTGCAGGAACAGACAGAAAAACAGGAAGTGACGCTGCTTTCCGTCCATCCGGGCTGGGTACAAACTGATATGGGCGGTGAAAATGCCACCCTGACGATTGAAGAAAGTAGCACCGGTATTGTCGAACAGTTTGAAGCCTTATCCGGTAAGGGCGGCCATCATTTCGTGGAATATTCTGGTCGTAAGTTACGCTGGTAA
- a CDS encoding DUF3750 domain-containing protein, which translates to MIAIKWFSLVFVLVLLLSFGYSYAKASQTREEPAGQSWSTARRDSAGIAPDPAKLKSTAIVQIYAAPTYGWRGLVAVHPWIIFKREGETQFTRYDVISWGSTNVVRRNYAIPDGYWFGSQPRLLVDHRGAQAQLMIPKIEAAIKSYPYPHTYHAWPGPNSNTFMAHIGREVPELELDMPSNAIGKDYRGITNPIGLPPSGRGVQVSLLGLLGVTLGVEEGLEVNVLGLNLGVDVKNPALRLPFVGRVGFDNPGKAEL; encoded by the coding sequence ATGATCGCCATAAAATGGTTTAGCCTCGTATTTGTCCTCGTTTTACTGCTGTCTTTTGGATACAGCTATGCAAAAGCCTCGCAAACCCGTGAAGAACCCGCAGGGCAGAGCTGGTCTACGGCGCGGCGGGATTCCGCCGGAATTGCGCCGGATCCGGCCAAACTCAAAAGTACCGCCATTGTGCAGATTTATGCTGCACCGACCTATGGCTGGCGCGGACTGGTTGCTGTGCATCCGTGGATCATATTCAAGCGGGAAGGGGAAACACAGTTTACCCGTTATGACGTCATCAGCTGGGGCAGTACCAATGTGGTTCGCCGTAATTACGCTATTCCGGATGGCTACTGGTTTGGTTCGCAGCCACGTTTGCTGGTGGATCACCGTGGCGCGCAGGCGCAATTGATGATCCCAAAAATTGAAGCCGCCATTAAAAGTTACCCGTATCCGCACACTTATCACGCCTGGCCGGGACCAAACAGCAACACGTTTATGGCGCATATTGGCCGTGAAGTGCCGGAACTTGAACTGGATATGCCGTCTAACGCCATCGGTAAGGATTATCGCGGAATCACTAATCCGATTGGGTTGCCGCCTTCCGGGCGTGGTGTTCAGGTATCGTTGCTTGGGCTTCTGGGCGTTACGCTGGGCGTGGAAGAAGGTCTGGAAGTTAACGTGCTGGGGCTGAACCTGGGTGTCGATGTCAAAAACCCGGCGTTGCGTTTGCCGTTTGTCGGGCGCGTAGGATTTGATAATCCGGGAAAAGCAGAGCTTTAA
- the fumA gene encoding class I fumarate hydratase FumA, translating to MSNKPFYYQNPFPVSKDDTEYYLLTKDHVSVSTFDGEEVLKVEPQALTLLAQQAFHDASFMLRPAHQQQVASILHDPESSENDKYVALQFLRNSEIAAKGILPTCQDTGTAIIMGKKGQRVWTGGGDEASLSQGVYNTFIEDNLRYSQNAALDMYKEVNTGTNLPAQIDLYSVDGDEYKFLCIAKGGGSANKTYLYQETKALITPAKLKDYLVEKMRTLGTAACPPYHIAFVIGGTSAEATLKTVKLASTHYYDGLPTEGNEHGQAFRDVNLEQELLAEANNLGLGAQFGGKYFAHDIRVVRLPRHGASCPVGMGVSCSADRNIKAKINRDGIWIEKLEENPGKYIPEALRQQGEAGVVKVDLNRPMKEILAQLSEYPVSTRLSLSGTIIVGRDIAHAKLKERLDNGEGLPQYIKDHPIYYAGPAKTPEGYASGSLGPTTAGRMDSYVDLLQSNGGSMIMLAKGNRSQQVTDACHKHGGFYLGSIGGPAAVLAQQSIKSLECVEYPELGMEAIWKIEVEDFPAFILVDDKGNDFFQQIHASTCAKCVK from the coding sequence ATGTCGAACAAACCGTTCTATTATCAAAATCCCTTCCCCGTTTCTAAAGATGACACCGAATACTACCTGCTGACCAAAGATCACGTATCTGTCAGCACCTTCGATGGTGAAGAAGTGTTAAAAGTGGAACCGCAGGCGCTGACCCTTTTGGCCCAGCAGGCGTTCCACGATGCCTCTTTCATGCTGCGCCCTGCGCATCAGCAACAAGTGGCCTCTATTCTTCATGACCCGGAATCAAGCGAAAACGACAAATATGTCGCGCTGCAATTCCTGCGTAACTCTGAAATCGCGGCCAAAGGTATCCTGCCAACCTGTCAGGACACCGGTACCGCCATCATCATGGGTAAAAAAGGCCAGCGCGTCTGGACCGGTGGCGGCGACGAAGCCAGCCTGTCTCAGGGCGTGTACAACACGTTCATTGAAGATAACCTGCGCTATTCCCAAAACGCTGCGCTGGATATGTACAAAGAAGTGAACACCGGCACCAATTTGCCTGCGCAAATCGATCTCTACAGTGTCGATGGCGACGAGTACAAATTCCTGTGCATCGCCAAAGGCGGTGGTTCAGCGAACAAGACCTATCTGTATCAGGAAACCAAAGCGCTGATCACGCCAGCTAAGCTGAAAGATTATCTGGTTGAGAAAATGCGCACGCTGGGTACAGCAGCGTGTCCGCCGTACCATATCGCTTTCGTGATTGGCGGAACTTCAGCTGAAGCGACGCTGAAAACGGTGAAACTGGCGTCTACCCATTACTACGACGGTCTGCCAACTGAAGGTAACGAACACGGCCAGGCATTCCGCGACGTCAATCTGGAACAGGAACTGCTGGCTGAAGCCAACAATCTTGGCCTGGGCGCACAGTTCGGCGGCAAATACTTTGCCCACGATATCCGCGTAGTACGTCTGCCACGTCACGGCGCGTCATGTCCGGTCGGTATGGGCGTCTCCTGCTCAGCAGACCGTAACATCAAAGCCAAAATCAACCGCGACGGTATCTGGATCGAAAAACTGGAAGAAAATCCGGGCAAGTACATTCCAGAAGCGTTGCGTCAGCAAGGCGAAGCCGGTGTGGTGAAGGTTGACCTGAACCGTCCGATGAAAGAAATCCTCGCGCAGCTTTCTGAATATCCGGTATCAACCCGCCTTTCCCTGAGCGGTACGATTATCGTTGGTCGTGATATTGCGCACGCCAAACTGAAAGAGCGCCTGGATAACGGCGAAGGTTTGCCGCAGTACATTAAAGATCATCCGATTTACTACGCAGGCCCGGCGAAAACCCCTGAAGGTTACGCTTCCGGCTCTCTCGGCCCGACCACCGCTGGCCGCATGGATTCCTACGTGGATCTTCTGCAATCCAACGGCGGCAGCATGATCATGCTGGCAAAAGGTAACCGTAGCCAGCAGGTGACCGACGCGTGCCATAAACACGGCGGTTTCTATCTCGGCAGCATCGGCGGACCGGCAGCAGTTCTGGCTCAGCAAAGTATCAAGAGCCTGGAATGTGTGGAATATCCTGAACTGGGTATGGAAGCCATCTGGAAAATCGAAGTCGAAGACTTCCCGGCGTTCATTCTGGTGGATGACAAAGGCAACGATTTCTTCCAGCAAATCCACGCAAGCACCTGCGCGAAGTGCGTGAAGTAA
- a CDS encoding anion permease, with product MSEITKTAVKEPAKKAEPGKKNRWIFMILPVLVSVLLLLVPVPAGLEPYAWHFFAIFVGVIVGLIFEPLPGAVIGLTGVVVIALFSQWLLFSPAELADPKFKTAAQSFKWAVSGFGNSTVWLIFGAFMFAAGYDKTQFGRRLALILVKYLGRRSLTLGYAITFADLLLAPFTPSNTARSGGTIYPIIANLPPLYGSKPNDPSARKIGSYLMWVAITAACITSSMFLSALAPNLLALGIVNSVTGINISWGTWFIAFLPVGLLLLLTMPLLAYWFYPPEVKINDEVPRWATAELAKLGKMSRHEILLLVFVCCALAMWIFAASFIEPAMAALLVVVLMLWTGVLNWNDITSNKPAWNTFAWFATLVALADGLSRTGFIAWLGKEGAALMGGISPGAATIALLLAFYLLHYLFASTTAHTTALLPAMLTIGAAIPGINMQVFCLLMVTSLGVMGIITPYGTGPSPIYYGSGYLPTKDYWRLGTIFGAIFLIALLVIGYPWMVMMF from the coding sequence ATGAGCGAAATAACAAAAACTGCGGTGAAAGAGCCAGCGAAAAAAGCCGAACCCGGCAAAAAAAATCGCTGGATCTTTATGATACTTCCCGTGCTGGTGTCGGTGTTGTTGCTGCTGGTTCCGGTGCCTGCCGGGCTTGAACCTTATGCATGGCATTTCTTCGCCATCTTCGTGGGCGTCATTGTTGGCCTGATCTTCGAACCATTGCCGGGTGCCGTTATCGGCTTAACCGGTGTAGTGGTCATCGCCCTGTTCAGCCAGTGGTTGTTGTTCAGCCCGGCTGAGCTGGCGGATCCTAAATTCAAAACCGCAGCACAGTCCTTCAAATGGGCCGTCAGTGGTTTTGGTAACTCCACGGTCTGGTTAATCTTCGGCGCGTTCATGTTTGCTGCCGGCTACGATAAAACCCAGTTTGGCCGCCGTCTGGCGCTGATCCTGGTGAAATATCTCGGCCGCCGCAGCCTGACGCTCGGTTACGCCATCACCTTCGCTGACTTATTACTGGCACCGTTTACGCCTTCCAACACCGCGCGCAGCGGCGGCACAATCTACCCGATCATTGCCAACCTGCCGCCGTTGTACGGTTCAAAACCGAATGACCCGAGCGCACGTAAAATTGGTTCTTACCTGATGTGGGTGGCGATTACCGCAGCCTGTATCACCAGTTCCATGTTCCTGTCTGCACTGGCACCAAACCTGCTGGCGCTGGGCATCGTGAACAGCGTAACCGGTATCAACATTTCCTGGGGCACCTGGTTCATCGCCTTCCTGCCGGTCGGTCTGTTGCTTCTGCTGACCATGCCGCTGCTGGCGTACTGGTTCTACCCGCCAGAAGTGAAAATCAATGACGAAGTACCTCGCTGGGCGACCGCTGAACTGGCGAAACTGGGCAAAATGTCCCGTCATGAAATCCTGCTGCTGGTATTCGTGTGCTGTGCGCTGGCAATGTGGATTTTCGCAGCCAGCTTCATTGAACCGGCAATGGCCGCACTGCTGGTCGTGGTACTGATGCTGTGGACCGGTGTGCTGAACTGGAACGACATCACCAGCAACAAACCCGCCTGGAACACCTTTGCCTGGTTCGCCACACTGGTGGCACTGGCCGACGGCTTATCCCGCACCGGTTTCATCGCCTGGCTGGGTAAAGAAGGCGCAGCGCTGATGGGCGGTATCTCCCCGGGTGCGGCGACGATTGCCCTGCTGCTGGCGTTTTATTTGCTGCATTACCTGTTCGCCAGCACCACGGCGCACACCACCGCGCTGTTACCGGCTATGCTGACTATTGGTGCCGCCATTCCGGGTATTAATATGCAGGTATTCTGTCTGCTGATGGTGACGTCTCTGGGTGTTATGGGGATCATCACACCTTACGGTACCGGTCCAAGCCCGATTTATTACGGCAGCGGTTATCTGCCAACCAAAGATTACTGGCGTCTCGGGACGATCTTTGGTGCCATCTTCCTGATTGCTTTACTGGTAATCGGTTATCCGTGGATGGTGATGATGTTCTGA